In a genomic window of Nocardia fluminea:
- a CDS encoding putative RNA methyltransferase: MNALTEVAALLACPECGDELQPHDRALRCGTGHSFDIARQGYVGLLTGASTKMTGDTADMLDARAAFQGAGHFAPIAAAIADAFGTESTVLEIGAGTGYYLADVLDAHPDALGIALDVAKPAARRAARAHPRAASVLADAWRGLPLRDDAVTGVLSVFAPRNPAEVARVLAPGGRFVVVTPTARHLGELIGPLGMVGVDPDKDRRLADALAGGFTRAEHTLVEFAMKLSRADVTNVVAMGPSAFHRAPADDPRIAALPDSTEVAASVTVSTYLPHR, encoded by the coding sequence CTGAATGCGCTGACCGAGGTCGCCGCACTTCTGGCCTGCCCGGAGTGCGGCGATGAGCTGCAACCGCACGATCGTGCGCTGCGATGCGGTACCGGTCACAGCTTCGACATCGCTCGACAGGGTTATGTCGGACTGCTGACCGGCGCATCGACGAAAATGACCGGCGATACCGCCGACATGCTCGACGCCCGCGCCGCTTTCCAGGGTGCGGGCCATTTCGCCCCGATCGCCGCGGCGATCGCCGACGCCTTCGGCACCGAGTCGACGGTGCTCGAAATCGGTGCGGGTACGGGCTACTACCTCGCCGATGTGCTCGACGCGCATCCCGATGCCCTCGGCATCGCCCTGGACGTGGCCAAGCCCGCCGCGCGCCGAGCCGCCCGCGCGCATCCTCGCGCGGCGTCGGTGCTGGCCGACGCCTGGCGCGGCCTGCCACTGCGCGACGACGCAGTCACCGGCGTGCTCTCGGTGTTCGCGCCGCGTAACCCCGCCGAGGTCGCCCGCGTCCTCGCACCCGGCGGACGCTTCGTCGTCGTGACTCCCACCGCTCGCCATCTGGGCGAGCTGATCGGCCCCCTCGGCATGGTCGGCGTCGACCCGGACAAGGACCGGCGCCTGGCCGACGCACTGGCCGGCGGCTTCACCCGTGCCGAGCACACGCTCGTCGAGTTCGCGATGAAGCTGTCCCGGGCCGATGTCACGAATGTGGTCGCGATGGGCCCGTCGGCCTTCCACCGCGCTCCCGCCGACGACCCACGCATCGCGGCCCTACCGGACAGCACCGAAGTGGCGGCGTCGGTCACCGTGTCGACCTATCTGCCCCACCGCTGA
- a CDS encoding DUF3117 domain-containing protein: MAAMKPRTGDGPLEATKEGRGIVMRVPLEGGGRLVVELTPDEAAALGDELKSVTS; the protein is encoded by the coding sequence ATGGCGGCCATGAAGCCCCGTACCGGGGACGGTCCCCTCGAAGCAACCAAGGAAGGTCGTGGAATCGTCATGCGGGTTCCACTCGAGGGTGGCGGGCGTCTGGTCGTCGAACTCACACCGGACGAGGCTGCGGCGCTCGGTGACGAACTGAAGAGCGTCACCAGCTGA
- a CDS encoding DNA-3-methyladenine glycosylase I — MSELADDGLVRCDWSTGSQLYRDYHDTEWGKPLHGDDALFERLCLEAFQSGLAWITVLRKRPAFRTAFAGFEIAKVAEFDDHDRARLLADAGIVRNRAKIDAVINNARVARDLPVSLDELLWSFAPAPRPRPASIANVPATTPESIALAKELKRRGFAFVGPTTAYALMQATGMVDDHLEVCWVGAVPNGTDSAVTFRTQVSARDGNREE; from the coding sequence GTGAGCGAGCTCGCCGACGACGGCCTCGTGCGCTGCGACTGGTCGACCGGCTCGCAGCTCTACCGCGATTACCACGACACCGAATGGGGCAAGCCCCTGCACGGTGACGACGCCCTGTTCGAACGGCTCTGCCTCGAGGCCTTCCAGTCCGGTCTGGCGTGGATCACCGTCCTGCGTAAACGGCCCGCCTTCCGCACCGCGTTCGCCGGTTTCGAGATCGCGAAGGTCGCCGAGTTCGATGATCACGACCGCGCGCGACTGCTGGCCGACGCGGGCATCGTGCGCAATCGCGCCAAGATCGACGCGGTGATCAACAATGCCCGGGTTGCTCGCGACCTGCCGGTGAGCCTGGACGAGCTGCTGTGGTCGTTCGCACCCGCGCCACGCCCACGGCCTGCCTCGATCGCGAATGTGCCCGCCACCACACCCGAATCCATTGCTCTGGCAAAGGAATTGAAGCGCCGTGGGTTCGCTTTCGTCGGCCCGACGACGGCGTATGCCCTCATGCAGGCAACCGGCATGGTGGACGATCACCTGGAGGTTTGCTGGGTGGGAGCGGTACCGAACGGAACCGACTCAGCAGTCACATTTCGCACTCAGGTGTCCGCCCGCGACGGCAATAGGGAAGAATAG
- the glgA gene encoding glycogen synthase, producing the protein MRVAMLTREYPPEVYGGAGVHVTELTFRLRELCDVTVHCMGAPRTGAVVHRPDPELYAANAALQMMSAQLRMADAAGGVDVVHSHTWYAGLAGHLAAMLYGIPHVLTAHSLEPRRPWKAEQLGGGYRLSSWSERNAMENADAVIAVSEGMRHDVLDAYPAIDPDRVHVVHNGIDASVWHPGPPAGDEVPVLERLGVRTDLPIVSFVGRITRQKGVGHLLAAAASFAPDIQVVLCAGAADTAELEVEVAAAVDELQRRRGNVFWVKEMLPAEQVRQILSASSVFVCPSVYEPLGIVNLEAMACATAVVASDVGGIPEVVDDKVTGRLVHYDPDATAEYERGLAAAVNEVAGDPALAVRYGEAGRARAIAEFDWARIAERTLEVYRSVSR; encoded by the coding sequence CTGCGAGTCGCGATGCTGACCCGGGAGTATCCCCCCGAGGTGTACGGCGGTGCGGGAGTACATGTCACCGAACTCACTTTCCGATTGCGTGAGCTCTGTGACGTCACCGTGCACTGCATGGGCGCGCCGCGGACCGGCGCGGTGGTGCACCGCCCCGACCCCGAGCTGTACGCCGCCAACGCCGCGTTGCAGATGATGTCGGCGCAGCTGCGGATGGCCGACGCGGCGGGCGGCGTGGACGTGGTGCATTCGCACACCTGGTACGCGGGTCTGGCCGGTCATCTCGCCGCCATGCTGTACGGGATCCCCCATGTGCTCACGGCGCATTCCCTGGAACCACGCAGGCCGTGGAAGGCCGAGCAGCTCGGTGGCGGGTATCGGCTGTCGTCGTGGTCGGAACGCAACGCGATGGAGAACGCCGATGCGGTGATCGCGGTCAGCGAAGGCATGCGCCACGATGTGCTCGACGCCTATCCCGCGATCGACCCCGATCGAGTTCATGTGGTGCACAACGGGATCGACGCGAGCGTGTGGCACCCCGGCCCGCCCGCCGGTGACGAGGTGCCGGTGCTCGAGCGGCTCGGCGTGCGAACCGACCTGCCGATCGTGTCCTTCGTGGGGCGGATCACCCGGCAGAAGGGCGTGGGGCATCTGCTCGCCGCTGCCGCGTCGTTCGCCCCTGACATCCAGGTGGTGCTGTGTGCGGGCGCGGCCGATACCGCGGAGCTGGAGGTGGAGGTCGCCGCCGCGGTGGACGAATTGCAGCGGCGGCGCGGCAACGTGTTCTGGGTGAAGGAGATGCTGCCCGCCGAGCAGGTCCGCCAGATCCTGTCCGCCTCCTCGGTGTTCGTGTGCCCGTCGGTGTACGAACCGCTCGGCATCGTGAACCTGGAGGCGATGGCGTGCGCGACCGCCGTCGTGGCTTCGGATGTGGGCGGGATCCCCGAGGTGGTCGACGACAAGGTCACCGGGCGTCTGGTGCACTACGACCCCGACGCGACAGCGGAGTACGAGCGCGGGCTCGCGGCCGCGGTGAACGAGGTGGCGGGCGATCCGGCCTTGGCTGTGCGCTACGGCGAGGCCGGACGGGCACGGGCGATCGCGGAGTTCGACTGGGCGCGGATCGCCGAGCGCACGCTCGAGGTGTACCGGAGTGTGTCGCGCTAG